The genomic DNA TCTTCCTCATGGGCTCCGGCGCGGGCTGGGTGGCGGTGGCCCAAGTAGCCCAGCAGTACCCCTCGCAAGAGATCATCCAGCAGGCGAGCCGGGGCCAGGGTGCAGCCCTGTGCGTCGCCGTGTGCGCGCTCGTCGGCGCGCTCATTCCGCTCATTCAGCCTCGCATCCTCTCGAGCACGTCCGTCGTCATCGTCGGCGTGGGCCTCTTCTTCGGCATCCTCGTGGGGTCGACGACGGAGCTGGCGCTGGGCTCGTCCGTGGTGCTCGGCGGCATCACGGGTGCACTGACCGGCGCAGTGGTGACGCTGTCGCAGCGCGCCGAGGGATCCCTGACCAAGCGCACCCACGTCGCGTCGGGGCTAGGCGGGATCGGTCTCCTCGGCGCCGTCGCGTTCTTCGGCGCCACATTCGTCTGACCCGCCCAGGGGCTTCGCCAGCGGATTCACCGTCCGGCCGCCTTTGGATCTAGGATGGATCACATGTACGCAGGCCTTGAAATCTTCTTCACGTCCCTTCTCGTTCTCGCGACGCTCGGCATTGCCGGCGTGGCTGCTCTCGTGGTGGCAGGCCTCTTCAAGGGCCAGAAGTAACCCATGCCCGTCGAGATCCCCACTCATCTGACGCCTGAGCTCGTTCCGCTCTCGTGGCTCCTCGGCACGTGGAGCGGCGAGGGGCGCCTCGGCGCGGGCAATGAGGGGGATGAGCGCATCCGTCAGCAGGTCACGTTCAGTCAGGACGGCCTGCCCTTCTTGCGCTATGAGGCCCGCTCGTGGCTCGTGGATGGGGAGGGGCGCCAGATCCGCCCGCTGACGAGCGAGGCGGGCTTCTGGGCGCTCGACCGCCCCATGACGGACGCGGACGTCGGCCCGGGCATGCGCCCCGCCGAGATCGTTCCCGCGCTCAAGTCGGCGGAGGAGGTGGAGGAGCTCCGCAACGAGGCGGGCGGCTTCGACATCACGGCTACGATCGTCCACCCCGGAGGCATCGCCGAGCTCTACTACGGCAGCATCAAGGGCGCCGTGGTCGAGCTCGGGACGGACCTCGTCATGCGCGGACGCTCCTCGAAGGAGTACGCCGCGGCCACGCGTCTTTACGGACTCGTCAACGGGAGCCTCTTCTTCCGCTGGGATGTCCAGGAGGACGGCGAGATGAAGCCCCACGCCTCGGTGGCCATGGCCAAGATTGCCGAGCCCCCGGCGCCGGAGCCCCGCGAGGAGGCCGGAGACGGCAAACCCTCCGAGGGCGCCGACGGCACCGGGGTGAACCCGGCTGAGGGCGAATGACCCTGCCCCTCGCACGCGGAACAGCCCTCGGCCTGCCTGGCGCCGTCCCCGCTGAGGGGCGCCTGGCGGGCGGAGACGCCCACTACGGCCAGCCTGTCGCGGAGCAGCGGCGCCTAGCGCGCGGCGGCGCCTTCGTCGTCGTCGGAGACCGGTCCGCTGTGCGCGTCACGGGAGAGGACCGCCTGAGCTGGCTGCATTCCCTGGCGTCCCAGGACTTCCAGTCTCTCTCGCCGGGAGAGTCCCGTCGCGCACTCTTCCTCACAGGGCAGGGGCGGGTTGACGTCGACGTGGACGTCGTCGCCTCCGAGACCGCCGTCTACCTCATTTCGCAGCGCGAGGACGCCGCACGGCTCGCATCCTTCCTCGAGCGCATGCGCTTCATGCTGCGTGTGGAGGTCGAGAACCTCGCGGACTCCCACGCGCTGCTCGGGTGGCGCCCGGGAGGCGCGTGGCCCGAGGCCGCGGACGCCGCCATCGCCGAGGCCGCTCTGGTCCTGTTCGAGGACCCGTGGGCCCAGAGCGCGGTGGGCGGCTACACGTACTTGACCGCCGAGGCCGCCGCGCATCTCCAGGCGGCGGACTACCGCTGGACCGAGGCCCTCGTGCCCCAGGGGAGCCTCCAGGGACTTGTGGCCGCGCTGCTCGAGACCGGGCTGACCCCGGCCGGCCTGCTCGCCCGCGAGGCCCAGCGCATCATGGCGCTCAAGCCGGCGGCGGGAGCCGAGACGGACGAGCGGACCGTGCCTCACGAGCTGGACCTCCTGCGGACCTCCGTCCACCTCGCCAAAGGCTGCTACAAGGGCCAGGAGACGGTGGCGCGCGTCCACAACCTGGGCCACCCGCCGCGCCGGCTCGTCTTCCTTGAGATCGACGGCTCCGCGCATACGCTCCCGGCCCCGGGCTCGGAGGTGTTCGTCAGCGGAGCAGAGGACGGCCGCCCCATCGGCACGCTGACGTCCGTGGCGCTGCACGAGGAGGCGGGCCCCATTGGGCTCGCGGTCGTCAAGCGGACGGCGGACGCCGCCGCGGACCTCGTCGTCGTGGATGAGGGGGAGCGCTACGCCGCCGCCCAGACGCCCGTTGTGGCTCCGGACGCGGGGTCCGTCGTCGGCCGCCCATCCGGCATCAGGAGGCTTTCATGACCACGCCAGCACACGAGCCTGCCCCGCAGGGGCCCGGAGCGCCGGGTCCGGCCGGGGGCGAGGCGCCGTCCGAGGAGCTCCAGGAGCTGGCGGCCGCGCTGTTCGACGCCGCCCGTGCTGGCCAGGCGGACGTCCTCGAGGCGTACGTCCGGGCCGGGGCCCCCGCCGATCTCGCGAACGGGTCCGGGGACACACTCCTCATGCTCGCGGCGTACCACGGCCACGCGGATGCGGTGGCGCGACTGGCCGCGCTCGGTGCGGACCCCAACCGCGTCAATGACCGAGGACAGTCTCCGCTTGCCGGCGCCGTGTTCAAGGGCGAGGCTGAGGTCATCGAAGCGCTCCTCGCCGCAGGCGCCGACCCGCGGCACGGCACGCCCAGCGCCCTGGACACCGCGAGGATGTTCCAGAACGCCGAGCTCGCCGCCCGCTTCCAGGCCAGCGAGGCCTAAGCCCTTCAGGGGGCCTGCAGGTGCCTAGCCGAAGAGCATTTCAGCCTCGCGGTACCGCGCCTCCGGCACGGTCTTGAGGCTGCCGAGCGCGTCGTCGAAGGACACGGCTTGGATGTCCGTGCCCCTCAGGGCCGCCATGTGGCCCCACTGGCCCTTCGTCACCATCTCCACCGCGGCCATGCCGAACCGTGTTGCGAGGACCCGGTCAAAGCCCGTCGGCGTGCCGCCGCGCTGGATGTGCCCCAGGACCGTGGAGCGAGTCTCAATGCCCGTGCGCTCCTCAATCTCCTGCGCCAGGATCTCGCCGATCCCGCCGAGGCGCGGCCGACCGAAGGCGTCGAGTCCACGGTACGAGTGGGGGCTCGCCTCGCCCTCCTGGACGAATCCCTCGGCCACCACGACGAGGGGAGCGCGGCCGCGCGCTTGCGTGTCCATGACCCAGGAGGCCACCTGCTCGTAGGAGACCTGCTGCTCAGGGATGAGGATCGCGTGGGCACCGGCCGCCATGCCGGAGTGGAGGGCGATCCAGCCGACGTGGCGGCCCATGACCTCGGCGACCATGCAGCGTGAGTGGGACTCGCCCGTCGTGCGGAGGCGGTCCAGCGCGTCCGTGGCGATCTGCACGGCGGTGTCGAACCCGAAGGTGTAGTCGGTCGAGCTGAGATCGTTGTCGATGGTCTTCGGCACGCCCACCATGCGGATGCCTGCCGCGTGAAGGCGCTGCGCAGCTGCCAGCGTCCCCTCGCCGCCGATGGCGATGAGGGCGTCCACGCCCTTGTCCGCCATCATGCGCTTGATGTTCTCCGGTCCGCCGTTG from Falsarthrobacter nasiphocae includes the following:
- a CDS encoding 6-phosphofructokinase, encoding MRIGILTSGGDCPGLNAVIRSAVFSGTRLHGHEFVGFRHGWRGVVEGDTIDLPLVRVRGIAKQGGTILGTSRTNPFEGPNGGPENIKRMMADKGVDALIAIGGEGTLAAAQRLHAAGIRMVGVPKTIDNDLSSTDYTFGFDTAVQIATDALDRLRTTGESHSRCMVAEVMGRHVGWIALHSGMAAGAHAILIPEQQVSYEQVASWVMDTQARGRAPLVVVAEGFVQEGEASPHSYRGLDAFGRPRLGGIGEILAQEIEERTGIETRSTVLGHIQRGGTPTGFDRVLATRFGMAAVEMVTKGQWGHMAALRGTDIQAVSFDDALGSLKTVPEARYREAEMLFG
- the ygfZ gene encoding CAF17-like 4Fe-4S cluster assembly/insertion protein YgfZ, which translates into the protein MTLPLARGTALGLPGAVPAEGRLAGGDAHYGQPVAEQRRLARGGAFVVVGDRSAVRVTGEDRLSWLHSLASQDFQSLSPGESRRALFLTGQGRVDVDVDVVASETAVYLISQREDAARLASFLERMRFMLRVEVENLADSHALLGWRPGGAWPEAADAAIAEAALVLFEDPWAQSAVGGYTYLTAEAAAHLQAADYRWTEALVPQGSLQGLVAALLETGLTPAGLLAREAQRIMALKPAAGAETDERTVPHELDLLRTSVHLAKGCYKGQETVARVHNLGHPPRRLVFLEIDGSAHTLPAPGSEVFVSGAEDGRPIGTLTSVALHEEAGPIGLAVVKRTADAAADLVVVDEGERYAAAQTPVVAPDAGSVVGRPSGIRRLS
- a CDS encoding FABP family protein; the protein is MPVEIPTHLTPELVPLSWLLGTWSGEGRLGAGNEGDERIRQQVTFSQDGLPFLRYEARSWLVDGEGRQIRPLTSEAGFWALDRPMTDADVGPGMRPAEIVPALKSAEEVEELRNEAGGFDITATIVHPGGIAELYYGSIKGAVVELGTDLVMRGRSSKEYAAATRLYGLVNGSLFFRWDVQEDGEMKPHASVAMAKIAEPPAPEPREEAGDGKPSEGADGTGVNPAEGE
- a CDS encoding ankyrin repeat domain-containing protein is translated as MTTPAHEPAPQGPGAPGPAGGEAPSEELQELAAALFDAARAGQADVLEAYVRAGAPADLANGSGDTLLMLAAYHGHADAVARLAALGADPNRVNDRGQSPLAGAVFKGEAEVIEALLAAGADPRHGTPSALDTARMFQNAELAARFQASEA